The DNA window CATTTCATCTTCGTCAGAAGAAGCAAGAATACCTTTCGCTCCCAGCTCTTGAGCTTCGCCTTCTTTGCGTTTAGAACGACTGATCACCGTCACTTCAGCACCCATCGCTACCGCAAGTTTCACCGCCATATGGCCTAGACCGCCAAGACCAATCACACCGACACGAGAACCCGGTTTCACGTTCCATTCACGCAATGGCGAAAAGGTCGTAATCCCGGCACATAAAATCGGTGCAGCACGTGACGTGTCCATATTTTCAGGAATGCGTAACACAAATTCTTCACGGACGACGATGTGTTTAGAATAACCACCTTGAGTTGTTGTACCATCAATGCGATCCGGTGAACCGTAAGTACCGGTAAGACCGTGGCGACAGTATTGCTCTTCACCGCGATGACACTGGTCGCACTCTTGACAGCTATCCACCATACAGCCAACCGCAACGTGGTCACCCACTTTATAATGTTTCACGTCAGTACCGATAGATTTAACGATACCAACAATTTCATGGCCTGGAACTAATGGATAAGGCTGAGGGCCCCAGTCGCCATTCACTGTGTGCAAATCGGAGTGGCAAACACCACAATACGTGATTTCAATGGCAACGTCATTGGCGCGCAGCTCTCGTCGTTCAAAATGATAAGGAACGAGATCTGAATCTGCTGAATGAGCGGCATAACCTACTGTTTTCATAAACATCTATCCTTATTTCTTCCAAAAATATTTAAGCCAACTACTGTGTAAATAGTGAAGTTAGCCTACCCTACTTTTTGCGAAAACGTCTTGCCTATTCGTCCGTGTAACATGCACAAAACTGCACGAACCAACAGTTTTAACAGAAAAAACACATAACTATGTGATGTTATAACAATTTTTATGACCATTAACCTTGGTGTTATCAAGGTTAAATAACGGCTTGGAAGGTCAAAATGAGCATTGCGACCATCGCCACTACCCCAACAAGGAAAAAATACGAACGTGGGCTCGGATTTTTTTCAGTCGCAATCGCATAGTACAACGCCATGTGGATAATACGAGCTACGGCGAAAACACAAATCCAGATGCCGCACCAATACGGCGTCGCACCACTGAAGATCGCTAAAAACGACAAGCCGAGCATGGCAGGCACGTTTTCTATCGAGTTCATAAAGGTGCGGTGAGCACGAAAAACAAAGGAATCATGACTGAGGTCGCTGTCAATTTTTCCAGGAATCGCGTCTTTTTGTGAGCCCTTCGCAAATGTCGCGACCGCCCACTGTACCATCCATGTGGCTAGCACTATCCAAATACCGATAAGCGATATGTGATAAGCACTGACGAGATAATTCATTGTAACTCCTTATTGTATTGGCGGATGATTGATGGCTAATGAGCAGATGACAAAGTGATTGTGTCATCCCCTGTCATCCACCCCGCCATCGTTCATTATATGCAACAAGCATACACCTAAGTTATACAAATATCTTGTTTGTATAGCTACTAATGTCGATTTCGGTGCGATGGGTAACGGATTGAATGCCTAATTCACACAAGGTTTTCAGTTGCGCCAGCCTAAGAGTCATGCTTATATAACGCCGTTGTTGTTTCTTAGGCTTAAGAACGCTTTAATGTATGGTTTTCATGGCAATATGACGTCACCATGCTATCCGCCAATCACGTCATTAGGATCAGTTTGAGGGAACAGAATTGATAAGACAGGCCACACTCCAAGATGTTGCAGCGATGGTGAGCATTTATAACCACGCCGTCGAGCATACCACCGCGACTTATGATGACGCGCCTTACACCATAGAGCAGCGATTCACTTGGTTTGAACGTTTAGCCCATGCCGGCATGCCTATATTCGTGTTTGAAGAAGAAGATCAGGTTCTCGGCTATGCCGCGTTGGAGCCATTCCGCCCCGACCCCGCGTATCGTCACACCGTGATGCATAGCATTTATATTCACCCCGCATCGCAAGGCAAAGGGATCGGTAAACAATTATTAAACACTTTAGTGAGTGCAGCAAAACAGGCCGACTTTGTCACGTTAGTCGCCGAGATTGATGGCAATAATCACGCAAGCATGCGCTTGCATGAGCAAATCGGCTTTCGCTACAGTGGCACCATACAACGTTGCGCTCAGAAATTTGAACAATGGCTGGATTTGGTCTTTTACCAATACGACTTACGTTAAGGGTATTGTTCGCATTAGCAAAACGCCCCACAGAGTATGACGATGCGGGGCGGTCAGCCTCTCCCAGTACCAAAAACGCAACGCTTACGCACTTTCTTCCCACTCAGGGAACGGATCCGGCCACTGACGCCAAACATCCTCACCCAGAGCCAACTCATCATCACTTAATAAACAGTGGTTGAGCTGCTCCATGAGCGCTTCTTGGGCGAGCCCTTGACCAATAAACACCAACTCTTGGCGTTTGTCGCCATAAGGCGCGACCCACATTGCCTCAATATCAGCAACACTTTGTCGATCGGTTGGCCATTCAGCCTTATCGACGGAGTGCCAAAAGACGCCACCAAAACCATGCCTTGCGACACCCCCCGCTTGACTCCAGCTTCCCGCAAAATCCGGGCGACTGGCTAACCAGAAAAACCCTTTCGAGCGTAACAACTTGCCATAATCATCCAACGAGTGAAGGGCGGTAAAAAAGCGTTGAGGATGAAAGGGACGTCTTGCGGTGAATGTGAAGCTTGATATGCCGTATTCATCCGCTTCAGAATGCTGCTCACCACGTAGCACGCTTAACCAGCCTGGCGATTGTTCCGCAGTAGCAAAATTAAAGCGTTGCGTCCCTATGACCTCATCTAAGTCGATATGCCCATGAGCAATAGGCAAAATCTTGGCGTGCGCATTCAAGCGGCGCAATACCCGAGTTAAACGTTGCACCTCGTGCTCGTCAATCACATCGGTTTTACTGATCGCAATCACATCGGCAAATTCCACCTGCTCTATCAATAGGTCGGTGACGCAGCGCTCGTCCTCTTCATCGATGGCTTCTTGCGTGTCTTGTAAATCAAGCGCTTCGTCATAATCGCGTAGAAAATTGACGCCATCGACGACCGTTACCATGGTATCGAGCTCGGCAATATCCGACAACGAGACACCTTGATCATCGGTAAAAGTAAAGGTTTCAGCAATAGGCAGAGGCTCGGCAATGCCCGTCGATTCAATCACTAAATAATCGAATTTCCCTGTCTTCGCCAGTTGACTGACTTCCTTGAGGAGATCCTCGCGCAATGTACAACAGATGCAACCATTACTCAGTGAGATCAACGTTTCTTCACTGCGGCTCAAGGTCACCTCTTGCGAAATCGTCATACTATCAATGTTGATTTCACTCATATCATTCACAATGACGGCCACTTTTTTATTCGCTCGATTACACAACAGATGACGCAGCACAGTGGTTTTTCCGGCACCGAGAAAACCGGATAATACAGTAACAGGCAGCTTACGATTCTTTGTACTCATTCGTTTCTCAATTCTCTCCACACAACAATTGTTACAATATAACATAACAATACAAATGGAGTAGCACTATCTTGTAGCACGACGCCGAAAAAACCGAGCGCCAATAGCAAGAAAACATCGAGAAAATAACTAAAATACAGACAGTTAAAAATAGTTCATCGATACGTCATCTCACCGTCATATCGCCCACAGACAATGCCCATTCTCATCATTTGATAAACAAGGAACGTTCCAAATGACGCATACTTTGTCGCGACGTCGCTTTTTAAAATTATCTGCCCAGGGCTTTGGTGCCGCCGTGGTATCTTATGGATTAATGGGATGTAAACACAACAGCAATGACAGTGTTCCCGCCACCTTTGAGCATGGTGTTGCCAGTGGCGATCCCGCGACTGACTCCGTGATTTTATGGACACGAGTGACGCCACAAACCGAGGGTAATGTCACCGTGGCGTGGGAAGTCGCCATCGATCCCCAATTTACTCAGTTAGTCACGTCAGGAGATACCGTCACCAATGCGGATCGTGACTACACAGTAAAAGTTGATGCCATTGGACTAGAATCCGGAACGCCCTATTACTATCGCTTTATGACCAAAGAGCAAACGTCCAGAATTGGGCAAACCAAAACCTTGCCTAAAAGTCATGTCGAGTCAGTGAACCTAGCCGTAATGTCTTGCTCCAATTATCCCGCAGGCTTTTTCAATGTGTATGCCTTAGCCGCGCAGCGCGATGATCTTGACGCATTGCTGCACCTTGGTGATTACATATACGAATATGGACGCGGTGGCTACGCCAGCCAAAATGCCGAGCAGATGGGCCGAGAAGTATTACCAGCAACAGAGTTACTGAGCCTGAGTGATTATCGTACGCGCTATGCGCAATATCATACTGACCCTAACTTACAGGATGTACACGCCAAAGTGCCGTTTATTGCGATCTGGGATGACCATGAGGTGGCCAACGACACGTGGAAAAATGGCGCGGAAAATCACAATGAAGGCGAAGGGGATTTTGATGCCCGTAAAGACGCCGCCACTCAAGCGTACTTTGAATGGTTACCCATTCGTCCATGGAGCGAAGGCAATCATGACGACATATATCGCAGCTTTCAGTTCGGCGATTTATTGGATGTGCACATGTTGGATACCCGTCTTCTCGCCCGTGATAAACAGCTGAACTATAAAGACTTTATCGATGGCACCGGTCAGCTAGATATAGACGCTTTATCGGCAGCCATCAACGATGAAAACCGAACGCTGTTAGGTCAAACGCAATTGGCATGGTTGCAGAACCAGCTACAAACGTCGACGAGTCGTTGGCAAGTGATTGGTCAGCAAATTCTGATGGGAAGAATGCAATTACCGGCAGCGATTGCCACCTCACAGATGTCGATCAGTGATTACGCACGCCTCGCCGCTCTAGCGGTGCTCGTTCAACGCGTTGACAACAACGATCCCTCTTTAACACAACAAGAGATAGATTACGTTACGTCGTCACGTGATGAGCTGACCGCCAAGGTAATGCGTCTTTTGCAATTGCCGAGTATTCCCTACAATCTAGACGCATGGGACGGCTATGGACACGACCGAGACGTCATTTTAAACACGCTTAGTGAACTCAACAGTAATGCCATCGTATTGGCGGGTGATACGCATAATGCCTGGGCCAACAATCTGACCGATGCCAATGGTAAATCAGTGGCGGTTGAATTCGCTACCAGCTCGGTGTCTTCGCCGGGAATGGAGCAATATCTCGGATTTGCACCCATCGATGCACCGACCTATGAGCAAGCCGTCACCAACTTGATTGATGGGTTGCAGTACGCCAATATGCGTGATCGAGGCTATTTACTGTTAACGGTTACGCCCAATCGTGCCAACGCAACTTGGTATTTTGTCGATACCATTCGCCAAAGCACCTTCAATGAGTTCACGTCACGCCGCATGACGGCGCACGTTGATATCAATCAACCAGTATTAGTGTTCGATTCGCGTGATGCATAGCATCATGACGCATAATGTAAGGGAAATGCCCGCCCGGCATTTCCCTTGGCAAAGCAACTAGATATATTACCAAAAGATTAAAGTCATACTTTTTTGTTATAAGGGTCACGCCAAAACTCGCTTGTCCTCACACAGGGATTCCTATAATTTCATCAGTAACAAAATAAAGCATGATATTTGTCTCGACCGGACGAGATAATATAACAACAATTGGAATCTCTCATGAAAGTCAAACAGACTCTATTAGCAACCAGCTTACTTTTAAGCCTAGGCGTCGCGGGCCCTACTTTCGCAAAAACGCCTGACAATACTCTTGTCGTCGCACAATCGTTAGATGACGTAACCAGTTTGGATCCTGCGCAAGGCTTTGAGCTTTCCTCAGTACAAAGCTTCAATAACCTATACCAACGCTTGGTACAATCGAACCCAAAAAATCCTCAGGAGCTGCAACCGACATTGGCGGCATCTTGGAAGTCTGAGCAACACAGTTTGACTTTCACATTGAAGGAAGGGGCGACCTTTGCGAGTGGCAATCCCGTTCGCCCAGAAGATGTTATTTACAGCTTAAGCCGCGTCGTCAAACTTAATCTTGCGCCTTCTTTTATATTGACGCAGCTTGGCTGGGATAAAAGCAATGTCAACAGTCACATCACAAAAGTGTCTGATAACCAAGTTAAAATCACATGGGATGTCAACGTTGGCCCTTCTTTCGTACTGAGCCTATTGTCAGCACCGGCGGCATCTATCATTGATGAAAAAACCGTGGCTCCCCATGCCAAAAATGACGATTTCGGTCATGAATGGTTAAATAGTCATTCTGCGGGTAGCGGTCCCTTCAAAATTCGCAAATACGTTGCGCATCAAATTTTGATGATGGAAGCAAACGACTCATCGCCAGCCGGCGCACCGAAATTAAAATATGTGCTGCTTAAAAACGTTCCCGATGCGGCCACTCGTCAATTACTGCTAGAAAAAGGCGATGCGGATATCGTGCGTAACCTTGGCACCGACCAGTTCTTCTCATTGCAAGATAAACCCGGTGTGAAAACGCTCAAACTGCCGTATGCCTCTTTGTACTACTTGATGTTCAATGCCGAGAACAAGAACAACCCGGATATTGGCAAACCTGCTTTTTGGAAAGCGGCGCGCTATGCGTTTGACTACAAAGGTATTGCCCAAGATTTGATGAAAGGTCAATTTGCCGTTCAACAAAACTTCTTGCCGGTTGGATTTAATGGCGCACTCACTGATCAGCCGTTCAAGTATGATCCAAAGAAAGCGCAACAAATTTTAAAAGAAGCGGGCATTAAAAACCCACACTTTAAGTTGGTTGTGTCTAACCAGCCTCCGTATTTAGACATTGCCCAAGCGCTACAAGCCAGCTTTAAACGTGCGGGTATCAATGTCGAGTTAATTCCTGGTGTAAGTAGCCAAGTGGCGACCAATGTGAAGTCGCATAAATATCAAGCGACACTGACCTCTTGGGGACCAGACTATTTCGATCCAAACACCAATGCGTCGGCCTTTGCTTATAACCCAGAAAATGGCAGCAAAACCTTAGCATGGCGTGCGAATTGGAAAACGCCTGAGCTGAATAAATTAACACTGAAAGCGCGCGCAGAAACCGATAGCCACAAACGTATTGAGCTTTATCAAGAGCTGCAACGTAAGGTTCGTGAATCTTCCCCATTTGTGGTTGGATTACAGAATAAAAAGCTCGTCGCAATCCGCGACAATGTACAAGGGTATGTGCAAGGTATTACGCCAGAGATGGTTTTCTATAAAGACGTATCAAAAGCAGAATAATGAGTACTTTGACCTCTTCAACCGGCGCATGGCGCCGGTTTTGGATAACCCGCCTGCAACCTTTGCTTGGCGGGTTTTTATCCTTAATGTTCACCCTATTTGGGCTACTAATATTTACGTTTATCCTCTCTCGCTCTGCGCCGATTGACCCGGCTTTGCAGATGGTGGGCGATCACGCCAGTGAAGCGACCTATCAACAAGCCCGCGAGCAATTAGGGCTGGATAAACCGTTACCCATTCAATTTTTATCCTATGTCAATCAGTTGCTACATGGTGATCTAGGCATCTCACAGATTACCCAGCAACCAGTGGTTCATGATTTGGCACAGGCGTTTCCTGCGACCATTGAGCTGGCGACGTTAGCGATGTTTTTTGGCGCCTTATTCGGCATTCTTCTCGCGTCTTTAGCCGTGTATAAACCAGGAAGTGTGCTCGATCATGCGGCCCGCTTTATTTCATTACTCGGATATTCAGTACCTGTATTCTGGCTAGGCTTATTAGGCTTACTGCTCTTTTATGCCACCCTGGGTTGGTCAGCAGGCCCAGGGCGCTTAGATGATGTTTACACTTACACCATGGAATATAACAGTGGCTTTGTCCTGTTTGATGCTTTCCGTACCGGTGATAGTGACATCATCTGGAATGCAATTGGCCACTTGTGGCTTCCTGTTACCGTTTTAGCGCTGCTGTCCATGGCATCGATCACTCGTTTATTACGTGCCGTCATGTTGGAAGAAAGCAATAAAGAATATGTGATCCTCGCGCAAGCGAAAGGAGCGACACGTTGCCGCATTCTTTTATCCCATATTTTTCCCAATGTGCTGGGCACCTTGATCACGATTTTAGCACTCAGCTACACCAGTTTGCTGGAAGGGGCGGTGCTGACAGAAACCGTCTTTGCGTGGCCTGGATTAGGTCGTTACTTAACCAGTGCCCTATTTGCCTCAGATACACCGGCTGTATTAGGTGCCACTTTATTGATTGGTACGTGTTTTGTAACGCTCAATGCCTTAGCTGACGCACTGACCCGTTGGGTCGATCCGAGGACTCGTAAATGAAACAAATTCCTCTTGCGGCCGAAAAGCCGACACGTTCTCACTGGCCTCAGTGGCTCAATACCTTAAACGTTGGTCTCGTATTGGTTGGTGTGCTTTTGCTCATCGCCATCGGTGCACCACTGCTGACTCATTATGACCCCAATGCGCAAAATATGGCGCAGCGCCTTGCCGCGCCTAGTGCCGAGCATTGGTTTGGAACCGACCGCTTTGGTCGTGACCTACTCGCTCGCGTATTGTACGGCTCGCGCCCGACTCTGATCTTAGTCTCACTGGTGGTGATCATTACCGTGCCCGTTGGCTTAGCCATTGGCATTTGTGCTGGCTATTTCGGTGGCTGGACTGAGCGCCTCTTAATGCGCTTTACCGACATTATCATGTCGTTGCCCAGCTTAGTCATCGCGCTCGCATTGGTGTCTATCATGGGCCCAAGCCTAATGAACGGCGCATTAGCGTTGGCTCTCACCAGTTGGCCTTCTTTTGCCCGTCAAGCAAGAACAGAAACCTTAGCGCTGCGCCGCAGTGACTACCTTGCCGCTGCCAAAATGCAAGGCATTGGTGGCCTTGCGTTAATCACAGGACACATTCTTCCCTTGTGTTTGCCTAGTGCCATCGTACGCGCGGCACTCAACTTGGGGGGCATCATTCTCTCTGCCGCCGGTTTAGGCTTTTTAGGCATGGGCATTCAACCGCCCGCCGCTGAATGGGGCTCAATGGTCGCCAGCGGCAGTCGCGTCATTTTCGATCAATGGTGGGTGGCCGCCGTACCGGGTGTGGCGATTCTCTTTGCCAGCTTGGCATTCAACCTATTAGGCGATGGCCTACGCGATAAAATGGATCCTCGTCATGCAAAATAACGCTCTGATTTCAGTCGAAGGACTGACCATCCAGCTCGATAACGGACAGTCATTAGTCTCCGATCTCAGCTTTACAATGGGACGGGAGCGCGTCGCCTTAGTGGGCGAATCTGGCTCAGGCAAATCGTTGACTGCACGCACGCTCATGGGATTGTTACCGAGCGCTTGCCATGCCAGTGCGACGCAATTGGAACTCTTAGGTCAACCGATTCAAGAGTTCTCCGCCAAACAGTGGTGCCAAGTGCGCGGTAGCGATGTTGCCATGGTTCTGCAAGATCCCAAATATGCATTGAATCCGTCACGTACCATCGGGATGCAAGTCGAAGAACCGCTTACGTTGCACACCAAACTCAATCGCAAAGCCCGCATTGAAAAAGTCGAACATATGCTTGATGCCGTCGGATTACCGAATCCAAGCCAGTTACGTCGCCAATATCCTCACCAACTTTCTGGTGGTATGGGGCAACGTGTCATGCTGGCCATTGCATTGATCAATGATCCCAAACTGCTCATCGCTGACGAACCGACCTCAGCGTTAGACCACGCGATGCGTGATCAAGTGTTGGCGCTTATTACCAAATTGGTGGATGAACGTGACATGGGCTTGCTGCTCATCAGCCATGATCTACAACAAGTCGCGCAATACTGTGAACGTGTGCTCGTGATGTACAAAGGGCAGGTACTAGACAGACTGCAAGCCAATGAACTGGCAGATGCGACCCACCCCTACACCAAGACGCTTTGGTCTTGTCAGCCACACTATTCAAAGCGGGGACAACCACTTCCCGTACTCGATCGCGCCGCTTTGGAGGGCAATAATGACGCTGCTTAAATTAGACAATGTCTCAGTAAGCCATGTGCAAGGACACCATAGCAATACCGTGGTGCATGACATTAATTTGGACATTCCTGAGGGAGAGTGCTTCGGTTTGGTCGGCCCTTCCGGCTGCGGGAAATCGACACTGCTTTGGGTGCTGGCGGGCCTTAATCCTCATTGGACGGGCAACATCACCTTATTGGATACGCCACTCCAACCGGAAAAAGGACTCACGGGGCACCTGCGCCAAGCGGTGCAAATGGTCTTCCAAGACCCGTATGCATCACTCCATCCGAAGCATCGACTGCGTCGCACCCTGGCCGAGCCGTTACGCCGCCTTGGAGTGTCCGATATTGATGATCGAATCGCAGAAGGCTTTCGTCAAGTCGGCCTGACAAGCGACATGATGAGCCGCTATCCACACCAACTCTCCGGTGGACAACGCCAACGTGTTGCCATTGTGCGGGCGCTACTGTTAGAACCCAAGCTGTTGTTGCTCGATGAGCCCACCTCTGCATTGGATATGTCAGTACAAGCGGAAATCCTGAACTTGCTCAATGAGTTAAAAAGCGGTCATGGCTTAACCATGATCATGGTCAGTCACGATTCGAATACCATCGATTATATGTGTGATTCGGCGGCGTTTATGGACAATGGCCGCATTGATCGGTTAGTCGATTATTCACAGCCGCTTGATCGCTAATGATCACCAAGTTCATTGGTTTTCTAGGAAAAACGGCCTATCACAGGCCGTTTTTTATTCGACGTACGTTAGGGTATAAGGAATTATCCGTTCCCCTTCTATCTTACTAGCCTTTAAACCCGATAGCTGTTAGGTTTAGCGGCATCCACCTCTACTCTCGCGTAACGAAGACGTTTCACTGTATTTGGTAAAGTCATGACTCAAAATACTCGAACCACCAAGGATCTCACTGCAGCAGGGTTAATCCTCCTAGTCGCAGGACAACTGATGCCACAAATGGATTTCTCTATTGTCAATGTCGCTCTCGATGCCATTAGCGACTCCTTACACGCCAATAAAACGCAATTAGGACTGATCGTTTCCCTGTACGGACTCGCCTTTGCCGTGAGCTTAGCCATGAGTGGTCGTCTTGGCGATCGCTATGGCAGGAAAAAACTGTTTCTATCGGGGATCGCCAGTTTTGCTGTCGCCTCGTTTTTCTGCG is part of the Vibrio zhugei genome and encodes:
- a CDS encoding GNAT family N-acetyltransferase, which produces MIRQATLQDVAAMVSIYNHAVEHTTATYDDAPYTIEQRFTWFERLAHAGMPIFVFEEEDQVLGYAALEPFRPDPAYRHTVMHSIYIHPASQGKGIGKQLLNTLVSAAKQADFVTLVAEIDGNNHASMRLHEQIGFRYSGTIQRCAQKFEQWLDLVFYQYDLR
- a CDS encoding ABC transporter permease, producing the protein MKQIPLAAEKPTRSHWPQWLNTLNVGLVLVGVLLLIAIGAPLLTHYDPNAQNMAQRLAAPSAEHWFGTDRFGRDLLARVLYGSRPTLILVSLVVIITVPVGLAIGICAGYFGGWTERLLMRFTDIIMSLPSLVIALALVSIMGPSLMNGALALALTSWPSFARQARTETLALRRSDYLAAAKMQGIGGLALITGHILPLCLPSAIVRAALNLGGIILSAAGLGFLGMGIQPPAAEWGSMVASGSRVIFDQWWVAAVPGVAILFASLAFNLLGDGLRDKMDPRHAK
- a CDS encoding NAD(P)-dependent alcohol dehydrogenase; translated protein: MKTVGYAAHSADSDLVPYHFERRELRANDVAIEITYCGVCHSDLHTVNGDWGPQPYPLVPGHEIVGIVKSIGTDVKHYKVGDHVAVGCMVDSCQECDQCHRGEEQYCRHGLTGTYGSPDRIDGTTTQGGYSKHIVVREEFVLRIPENMDTSRAAPILCAGITTFSPLREWNVKPGSRVGVIGLGGLGHMAVKLAVAMGAEVTVISRSKRKEGEAQELGAKGILASSDEDEMKNYANAFDLIIDTVPQKHDIVPYMSLLDVDGTLVIVGQVGPLEEVVTYPMVLGRRRVAGSLIGGIEQTQEVLDFCAEHNIYPECEMIEMDEINGAFERLAEGDLSHRFVINMTSFNAD
- a CDS encoding ABC transporter ATP-binding protein; protein product: MQNNALISVEGLTIQLDNGQSLVSDLSFTMGRERVALVGESGSGKSLTARTLMGLLPSACHASATQLELLGQPIQEFSAKQWCQVRGSDVAMVLQDPKYALNPSRTIGMQVEEPLTLHTKLNRKARIEKVEHMLDAVGLPNPSQLRRQYPHQLSGGMGQRVMLAIALINDPKLLIADEPTSALDHAMRDQVLALITKLVDERDMGLLLISHDLQQVAQYCERVLVMYKGQVLDRLQANELADATHPYTKTLWSCQPHYSKRGQPLPVLDRAALEGNNDAA
- a CDS encoding ABC transporter ATP-binding protein, which encodes MTLLKLDNVSVSHVQGHHSNTVVHDINLDIPEGECFGLVGPSGCGKSTLLWVLAGLNPHWTGNITLLDTPLQPEKGLTGHLRQAVQMVFQDPYASLHPKHRLRRTLAEPLRRLGVSDIDDRIAEGFRQVGLTSDMMSRYPHQLSGGQRQRVAIVRALLLEPKLLLLDEPTSALDMSVQAEILNLLNELKSGHGLTMIMVSHDSNTIDYMCDSAAFMDNGRIDRLVDYSQPLDR
- a CDS encoding ABC transporter permease — its product is MSTLTSSTGAWRRFWITRLQPLLGGFLSLMFTLFGLLIFTFILSRSAPIDPALQMVGDHASEATYQQAREQLGLDKPLPIQFLSYVNQLLHGDLGISQITQQPVVHDLAQAFPATIELATLAMFFGALFGILLASLAVYKPGSVLDHAARFISLLGYSVPVFWLGLLGLLLFYATLGWSAGPGRLDDVYTYTMEYNSGFVLFDAFRTGDSDIIWNAIGHLWLPVTVLALLSMASITRLLRAVMLEESNKEYVILAQAKGATRCRILLSHIFPNVLGTLITILALSYTSLLEGAVLTETVFAWPGLGRYLTSALFASDTPAVLGATLLIGTCFVTLNALADALTRWVDPRTRK
- a CDS encoding alkaline phosphatase D family protein is translated as MTHTLSRRRFLKLSAQGFGAAVVSYGLMGCKHNSNDSVPATFEHGVASGDPATDSVILWTRVTPQTEGNVTVAWEVAIDPQFTQLVTSGDTVTNADRDYTVKVDAIGLESGTPYYYRFMTKEQTSRIGQTKTLPKSHVESVNLAVMSCSNYPAGFFNVYALAAQRDDLDALLHLGDYIYEYGRGGYASQNAEQMGREVLPATELLSLSDYRTRYAQYHTDPNLQDVHAKVPFIAIWDDHEVANDTWKNGAENHNEGEGDFDARKDAATQAYFEWLPIRPWSEGNHDDIYRSFQFGDLLDVHMLDTRLLARDKQLNYKDFIDGTGQLDIDALSAAINDENRTLLGQTQLAWLQNQLQTSTSRWQVIGQQILMGRMQLPAAIATSQMSISDYARLAALAVLVQRVDNNDPSLTQQEIDYVTSSRDELTAKVMRLLQLPSIPYNLDAWDGYGHDRDVILNTLSELNSNAIVLAGDTHNAWANNLTDANGKSVAVEFATSSVSSPGMEQYLGFAPIDAPTYEQAVTNLIDGLQYANMRDRGYLLLTVTPNRANATWYFVDTIRQSTFNEFTSRRMTAHVDINQPVLVFDSRDA
- a CDS encoding MAPEG family protein: MNYLVSAYHISLIGIWIVLATWMVQWAVATFAKGSQKDAIPGKIDSDLSHDSFVFRAHRTFMNSIENVPAMLGLSFLAIFSGATPYWCGIWICVFAVARIIHMALYYAIATEKNPSPRSYFFLVGVVAMVAMLILTFQAVI
- a CDS encoding ABC transporter substrate-binding protein, whose protein sequence is MKVKQTLLATSLLLSLGVAGPTFAKTPDNTLVVAQSLDDVTSLDPAQGFELSSVQSFNNLYQRLVQSNPKNPQELQPTLAASWKSEQHSLTFTLKEGATFASGNPVRPEDVIYSLSRVVKLNLAPSFILTQLGWDKSNVNSHITKVSDNQVKITWDVNVGPSFVLSLLSAPAASIIDEKTVAPHAKNDDFGHEWLNSHSAGSGPFKIRKYVAHQILMMEANDSSPAGAPKLKYVLLKNVPDAATRQLLLEKGDADIVRNLGTDQFFSLQDKPGVKTLKLPYASLYYLMFNAENKNNPDIGKPAFWKAARYAFDYKGIAQDLMKGQFAVQQNFLPVGFNGALTDQPFKYDPKKAQQILKEAGIKNPHFKLVVSNQPPYLDIAQALQASFKRAGINVELIPGVSSQVATNVKSHKYQATLTSWGPDYFDPNTNASAFAYNPENGSKTLAWRANWKTPELNKLTLKARAETDSHKRIELYQELQRKVRESSPFVVGLQNKKLVAIRDNVQGYVQGITPEMVFYKDVSKAE
- the zigA gene encoding zinc metallochaperone GTPase ZigA, with translation MSTKNRKLPVTVLSGFLGAGKTTVLRHLLCNRANKKVAVIVNDMSEINIDSMTISQEVTLSRSEETLISLSNGCICCTLREDLLKEVSQLAKTGKFDYLVIESTGIAEPLPIAETFTFTDDQGVSLSDIAELDTMVTVVDGVNFLRDYDEALDLQDTQEAIDEEDERCVTDLLIEQVEFADVIAISKTDVIDEHEVQRLTRVLRRLNAHAKILPIAHGHIDLDEVIGTQRFNFATAEQSPGWLSVLRGEQHSEADEYGISSFTFTARRPFHPQRFFTALHSLDDYGKLLRSKGFFWLASRPDFAGSWSQAGGVARHGFGGVFWHSVDKAEWPTDRQSVADIEAMWVAPYGDKRQELVFIGQGLAQEALMEQLNHCLLSDDELALGEDVWRQWPDPFPEWEESA